One stretch of Roseimicrobium sp. ORNL1 DNA includes these proteins:
- a CDS encoding AAA family ATPase codes for MKWHITLPPTTDHKSRLRDLPDFLKGRIIGQDHVIPKVVPTLQNGELGLSDPGRPKGTFLFLGPTGVGKTEITLLMCQYLFGDVEKHCIRLDMSEYQNQESLQLLLGQGENSRGNMGRFYDRAEGRGFILFDEIEKAHPRVLDIFLQVLDAARITVANGETLNLADFYIVATTNIGADVLMDVKSSSITTIERFIEDLAAAELRPEVLARFNVRCVFQRLSYNAQKQIATIMLNKELKLLASKGHNLTFGKGVLELLVAEGVEPRLGARRMRTTVESHCRHAVREAMLQGHSTSGELNVQNGKLVIQNA; via the coding sequence ATGAAGTGGCACATCACACTGCCCCCAACCACGGATCACAAGAGCCGTCTCCGTGACCTGCCCGACTTTTTGAAAGGCAGGATCATTGGGCAGGATCACGTCATTCCCAAGGTCGTTCCCACCCTGCAAAACGGGGAGCTGGGTCTTTCGGACCCCGGCAGGCCCAAGGGCACCTTCCTTTTCCTCGGACCCACCGGTGTGGGCAAGACGGAGATCACGCTGCTCATGTGCCAGTATCTGTTTGGCGATGTGGAGAAGCACTGCATCCGCCTGGACATGTCTGAGTACCAGAACCAGGAGTCGCTGCAGCTTCTCCTCGGCCAGGGGGAGAACAGCCGTGGCAACATGGGCCGCTTCTATGACCGCGCGGAGGGCAGGGGTTTCATCCTGTTCGACGAAATTGAAAAGGCGCACCCGCGCGTGCTGGACATCTTCCTCCAGGTGCTGGATGCGGCGCGCATCACCGTGGCCAACGGGGAGACGCTGAACCTTGCGGACTTCTACATTGTGGCCACCACCAACATTGGTGCGGATGTGCTCATGGATGTGAAGAGCAGCAGCATCACGACGATTGAGCGGTTCATTGAAGACCTCGCGGCTGCGGAACTCCGCCCGGAAGTGCTCGCGCGCTTCAATGTGCGCTGCGTCTTCCAGCGCCTGAGCTACAACGCCCAGAAGCAGATCGCCACCATCATGCTGAACAAGGAACTGAAGCTGCTTGCGTCCAAGGGGCATAATCTCACGTTTGGAAAAGGTGTGCTGGAATTGCTGGTGGCGGAGGGTGTGGAACCCCGCCTCGGTGCCCGCCGTATGCGCACCACCGTGGAAAGCCACTGCCGCCATGCGGTGCGCGAGGCGATGCTCCAGGGACACTCCACCTCAGGCGAACTCAACGTCCAAAATGGGAAGCTGGTCATACAGAACGCGTGA
- a CDS encoding TrbI/VirB10 family protein, whose product MLSYLQKPGVQITLFVVAVAVGGGFFWYQSQQRTAPKAEQKPPPAGMGQASTEQVEVGRRDITGSEVAEVNRLDKLVLPPLRPEQPPVIVQKEEPKRQEQPKRPSFPELVQVQSSPNVKPFSAQPPKVFAPRGTLIKAALVITLETNNNGTPVLGMVTEDVYFQGNLIVPAGTQVMAASAKDSKIRDRVDIRGAFTFVWADGSEYVINGIALDHQPLPDGTFGLLDGSPGIRGRIMKSDEYIELKILISEALQGIMRAQQSTFQSVYGLVPDNSSRNAMLGAGTGGASAYSNLLVQKMENDTNYVQVPAGTSFYIYTMDVFEPELRSIGGLRQGNSAVSGIQLQQNAYEAMVSAAAAKAADFQSQTAGKKAATEEQAAAARHESLVERTKALMVPANSATGGGGAPTAPARLPIPLSPAPR is encoded by the coding sequence ATGCTGTCTTACTTACAGAAACCCGGTGTCCAGATCACCTTGTTCGTCGTCGCGGTAGCGGTCGGCGGCGGGTTCTTCTGGTACCAGAGCCAGCAGCGCACTGCCCCCAAGGCGGAGCAGAAGCCCCCGCCCGCAGGCATGGGGCAGGCCTCCACAGAACAGGTGGAAGTGGGGCGTCGTGACATCACCGGCAGTGAAGTGGCGGAAGTCAATCGACTCGACAAACTGGTGCTGCCTCCCCTGCGCCCTGAGCAGCCGCCGGTGATTGTGCAGAAGGAGGAGCCCAAGAGGCAGGAGCAGCCGAAGAGACCTTCGTTTCCTGAGCTGGTGCAGGTGCAGTCCTCGCCCAACGTGAAGCCTTTTTCGGCGCAGCCACCGAAGGTCTTCGCGCCTCGCGGCACGCTGATCAAAGCCGCTCTGGTGATTACCCTTGAGACGAACAACAACGGCACCCCCGTGCTTGGCATGGTGACTGAGGATGTGTATTTCCAGGGGAACCTCATTGTTCCCGCAGGTACGCAGGTGATGGCCGCCTCTGCCAAGGACAGCAAGATTCGTGACCGCGTGGATATCCGCGGCGCCTTCACCTTCGTCTGGGCGGACGGCTCCGAGTATGTCATCAACGGCATCGCCCTCGATCACCAGCCGCTTCCGGATGGCACCTTTGGTTTGCTGGATGGTTCGCCGGGCATTCGTGGCCGCATCATGAAGTCGGACGAGTACATTGAGTTGAAGATCCTCATCAGCGAAGCGCTTCAAGGCATCATGAGAGCCCAGCAGAGCACCTTCCAATCGGTGTATGGTCTGGTGCCGGACAACAGCAGCAGGAATGCCATGCTGGGAGCGGGCACGGGTGGTGCCTCCGCCTACTCCAACCTGCTGGTGCAGAAGATGGAGAATGACACGAACTATGTGCAGGTGCCTGCCGGTACCTCCTTCTACATCTACACGATGGATGTGTTCGAACCGGAGCTGCGCAGCATCGGTGGCCTACGCCAGGGGAACAGCGCGGTATCCGGCATCCAGCTGCAGCAGAACGCGTATGAAGCGATGGTGAGCGCCGCCGCGGCAAAGGCCGCTGACTTCCAGTCCCAGACCGCCGGAAAGAAAGCTGCGACGGAAGAACAGGCAGCCGCCGCCCGCCATGAATCCCTCGTGGAGCGCACCAAGGCTCTGATGGTGCCCGCCAATTCCGCAACAGGAGGAGGGGGCGCTCCCACAGCCCCTGCACGACTTCCCATCCCTCTTTCGCCCGCCCCACGGTAG
- a CDS encoding sulfatase-like hydrolase/transferase: MIAFLKKSIEHDKRCLPGVVMAVLFLSLPNLVVVFWPRVEKYHVEGFWLGVGILLAPCVFFVSARTALRLWVPLAAFIPALIAYQLVAGAPMREWALVVLSETNWSELERFWVPAVLAVLAAPLAVWFLWWFTGRYIPEGHRLGWLARSVILLCLVVIPLGQVVFGDKALDTQVAMKRLGTTFPANLPFSAWRAWKIRADFAGRPALQEQIHARSEPIGTREVYVLVLGESARFDSLQIHGYPRETTPLLAKMTGVLSFRDVIAPAPITTMSIPLLVTPASPENLQQTASLPSVVTIFRRAGFHTAWYSTQRQHGMYDTASSIFARDADESRFLSGTFAPGRERLPSEHDGALLQPLRDLLAGGHERLFIVLHTMGSHQNYADRYPPEFNHFPAQRLDIASRPFVRALTEDQRQNLTNAYDNSIRYTDWFLTQVIDVLAKADAVSYMIYISDHGQNRGDAETLPFAHGNVTPDVMHVPMLVWLSPAYRALRRERVASLESHVSTPFTGSALFHTVVDAAALQCAALEPRLGAANAQFHPGPRLLRDMRGDILDYDKLPMIAKSSNPPATAGTSPSTTVTTSQR, translated from the coding sequence ATGATTGCATTCCTCAAGAAGAGCATCGAACACGACAAACGGTGTCTTCCGGGTGTGGTGATGGCGGTGCTGTTCTTGTCACTGCCGAATCTGGTGGTGGTTTTCTGGCCGCGTGTGGAGAAGTATCATGTGGAGGGCTTCTGGCTGGGAGTGGGCATCCTGCTGGCACCCTGTGTGTTTTTCGTGAGTGCGCGCACGGCATTGCGCTTGTGGGTTCCGCTGGCGGCTTTCATCCCCGCGCTCATCGCCTATCAGCTGGTGGCAGGCGCCCCGATGCGGGAGTGGGCACTGGTGGTCTTGAGCGAGACGAACTGGAGCGAGCTGGAGCGGTTCTGGGTGCCGGCGGTGCTGGCAGTGTTGGCGGCGCCACTGGCGGTGTGGTTTCTCTGGTGGTTTACCGGACGCTACATCCCGGAGGGGCATCGGCTGGGGTGGCTCGCGCGGAGTGTCATCCTGCTGTGCCTGGTCGTCATTCCACTTGGCCAGGTGGTGTTTGGAGACAAGGCCTTGGACACTCAGGTGGCCATGAAGCGGCTGGGCACGACGTTCCCGGCCAACCTGCCGTTTTCCGCCTGGCGTGCGTGGAAGATACGCGCGGACTTCGCCGGGAGGCCAGCCCTGCAGGAGCAGATCCACGCGCGTTCAGAGCCGATTGGTACACGTGAAGTCTATGTGCTGGTCCTTGGGGAGTCGGCTAGGTTCGACAGCCTGCAGATTCACGGCTACCCCCGGGAAACGACTCCCTTGCTGGCGAAGATGACGGGCGTGCTGAGTTTCCGGGATGTCATCGCTCCGGCGCCGATTACCACCATGAGCATTCCGCTGCTGGTGACTCCCGCTTCTCCGGAGAACCTGCAGCAAACGGCTTCCCTGCCCAGTGTGGTGACGATCTTTCGTCGTGCGGGGTTTCACACGGCGTGGTACTCCACGCAGCGGCAGCACGGGATGTATGACACGGCCTCCTCCATCTTTGCGCGGGATGCTGATGAGTCCCGTTTCCTGAGCGGCACGTTTGCTCCCGGGAGAGAGCGCCTTCCCTCGGAGCACGATGGGGCACTGCTCCAGCCCTTGCGCGACCTGCTGGCGGGCGGACACGAGCGGCTGTTCATCGTGCTGCACACCATGGGCAGCCACCAGAACTATGCGGACCGCTATCCTCCGGAGTTCAACCATTTCCCGGCGCAGCGGCTGGACATTGCTTCGCGTCCCTTTGTGCGGGCGCTGACCGAGGACCAGCGCCAGAACCTGACGAATGCATACGACAATTCCATTCGTTATACGGACTGGTTTCTGACCCAGGTGATCGATGTGCTGGCGAAGGCGGATGCCGTTTCTTATATGATCTATATCTCCGACCACGGGCAGAATAGGGGAGACGCGGAGACGCTGCCTTTCGCTCATGGGAATGTCACGCCGGACGTCATGCACGTGCCCATGCTGGTGTGGTTGTCGCCAGCGTATCGGGCGCTCCGGCGCGAGCGCGTGGCCAGTCTTGAATCTCACGTAAGCACGCCCTTTACCGGGTCCGCCCTTTTTCACACGGTGGTGGATGCTGCGGCACTCCAGTGCGCGGCACTGGAGCCCCGCTTGGGTGCCGCCAATGCGCAGTTCCACCCGGGCCCCAGGCTCTTGAGGGACATGAGAGGTGACATTCTGGACTACGACAAGCTGCCGATGATTGCGAAGAGCAGCAATCCTCCCGCCACCGCCGGTACCAGTCCCAGCACCACGGTCACCACTTCCCAACGATGA
- a CDS encoding cyclic nucleotide-binding domain-containing protein, giving the protein MASLSPLLSNFPPEDVAQLSIFGEARHYVAGEVIIEENEVNHYLYLILKGTVEVSKKGDRGNRTIAEITQTGSIGEMSIFDPGPSSATVKAVTDVEVWRATRENLERMHEVRPKVAYRLVTRICEVLARRLRQLNQKYVDIV; this is encoded by the coding sequence ATGGCCTCCCTTTCCCCTTTGCTTAGTAATTTCCCCCCGGAAGACGTCGCACAACTCTCGATTTTTGGAGAGGCCCGGCACTACGTTGCGGGCGAGGTCATCATCGAGGAGAATGAAGTGAACCACTACCTCTACCTCATCCTCAAGGGCACGGTGGAGGTGAGCAAGAAGGGTGACCGCGGGAATCGCACCATCGCAGAGATCACCCAGACGGGCTCGATTGGAGAGATGAGCATTTTTGACCCCGGTCCCTCCAGCGCCACGGTGAAGGCGGTGACGGATGTCGAAGTCTGGCGCGCGACCCGGGAGAACCTGGAGCGCATGCACGAGGTGCGCCCCAAGGTGGCGTACCGTCTGGTCACCCGCATTTGCGAAGTGCTGGCAAGGCGCCTGCGTCAGTTGAACCAGAAGTACGTGGATATTGTGTAG
- a CDS encoding type IV secretion system DNA-binding domain-containing protein produces MLALLRLIIAAGIAIAGLWYTQQFEGYSGVMEGKSTLVRHKETREIVGVGQPVGVAGGGILLALVVLLWNPKFFSKEEYIVRYKHLKWKPGEFTRHWLITGDTGVGKTTSGFNPLLHQISVARPNWGGLVLGAKGDEHFTAIEHAKGHGRPEAICVLEVRPERGMTDWKPKQRYNLISDKRLPYNTHAKNLVDTGASVTGGEQSSFFKPAAQQAITSACELLETLGKPVNLKRVYMVLCDKGTMENLFEELLDADSNDDRIRLAKYFDQTFLSAAAAEQKEGIIGTIKVYLGFFMDADVAEVFCSDEPNTIEISDVDKGRVLCTAMPQTFQTERRYINTYIKLLFYTHAMMRFDKPKAQRKNENLLLAVLDEFQALATANEDGISDHNVIDRLRAANCCLILGMQSDASLFPVLTKEKAQVLTLNCRSRIAFRQPDPEGALAVAEFIAKIEKKKVSKSAGLFGSNASKTVNKEWDYEVQPGELMKMGDATAWIVHPSKDKVKMRIPPMDGAGKIPDWWK; encoded by the coding sequence ATGTTAGCCCTCCTCCGTCTCATCATCGCCGCCGGTATCGCCATTGCTGGCCTTTGGTACACGCAGCAGTTTGAAGGTTACAGCGGTGTCATGGAGGGGAAGTCCACACTTGTCCGGCACAAGGAGACGCGGGAGATCGTGGGCGTGGGGCAGCCGGTGGGCGTGGCGGGGGGAGGCATCCTTCTCGCGCTGGTCGTGCTGCTGTGGAATCCCAAGTTCTTCAGCAAGGAGGAGTATATTGTCCGGTACAAGCACCTGAAGTGGAAGCCCGGTGAGTTCACGCGTCACTGGCTCATCACGGGAGATACGGGCGTCGGCAAGACGACCTCTGGATTCAATCCGCTGCTGCACCAGATTAGCGTGGCGCGGCCGAACTGGGGTGGGCTGGTGCTGGGTGCAAAGGGGGATGAGCACTTTACCGCGATTGAGCATGCCAAGGGGCACGGCAGGCCGGAGGCCATCTGCGTGCTGGAAGTGCGTCCCGAGCGTGGGATGACGGACTGGAAGCCGAAGCAGCGCTACAACCTCATCTCAGACAAGCGGCTCCCGTACAACACGCATGCCAAGAACCTGGTGGACACCGGCGCGTCCGTGACGGGTGGTGAGCAGAGCTCCTTCTTCAAGCCGGCGGCGCAACAGGCCATCACTTCTGCCTGCGAACTGCTGGAGACGCTGGGCAAGCCGGTAAACCTCAAGCGCGTGTACATGGTCCTCTGCGACAAGGGCACCATGGAGAACCTCTTTGAGGAGTTGCTCGATGCGGATTCCAATGACGACCGCATCCGGCTGGCCAAGTATTTCGACCAGACGTTCCTCTCTGCAGCAGCGGCGGAACAGAAGGAAGGTATCATCGGCACCATCAAGGTGTACCTCGGCTTCTTCATGGATGCCGATGTGGCGGAGGTCTTCTGCTCGGATGAGCCCAACACCATCGAGATTTCGGATGTGGACAAGGGGCGTGTGCTTTGTACCGCGATGCCCCAGACCTTCCAGACGGAGCGCCGCTACATCAACACCTACATCAAGCTGCTGTTCTACACGCACGCGATGATGCGGTTCGACAAGCCGAAGGCGCAACGAAAGAATGAGAACCTGCTGCTGGCGGTGCTGGACGAATTCCAGGCCCTGGCCACGGCGAATGAAGACGGTATTTCCGACCACAACGTGATTGACCGTCTGCGTGCCGCCAATTGCTGCCTCATCCTGGGCATGCAGTCGGATGCGTCCCTGTTCCCCGTGCTGACGAAGGAAAAGGCCCAGGTGCTCACGCTGAACTGCCGCTCGCGTATTGCCTTCCGCCAGCCGGACCCTGAGGGTGCGCTGGCCGTGGCGGAGTTCATTGCCAAAATCGAGAAAAAGAAGGTGTCCAAGAGTGCCGGCCTGTTTGGCAGCAATGCCAGCAAGACCGTGAACAAGGAGTGGGACTACGAAGTGCAGCCGGGCGAACTCATGAAGATGGGTGATGCCACCGCGTGGATTGTGCACCCCTCCAAGGACAAGGTGAAGATGCGCATCCCACCCATGGACGGCGCGGGCAAGATTCCGGACTGGTGGAAGTAA